The nucleotide sequence AGCTTGCTGGTAAGTCTTTGCCGACTACTTCTAATTATAGGCTTTAATCGGTTAATCGATAAATTCTTAAGTTCTAATGGTTCGTTCTTCAGCAATAGGATTGCTACCATCGAGTTACGTGATCTCTGCATCGCCTAATCAGGACACGGATTCGAGCAATGACTCTATCGAAACCGATTTCATGTCCTCCCTCAGTGCCAATCAGGTGAATAACTCCTCGATGTCGAATGATCTGTGCAAATGGGACAGCACTTCGAAGCAGTTCTCGCGAAACGACGAGTCGACCGGCTGGGACAAGAAGTTGAGTCATTGGGGAACGTCTGGGACGGACAACCCGCAGAAGTGGTTAGCTCTCGAGAATAAGAGTAACGAAAGCGGCTTCTTTGAGAGTCTCGAGAAAGTAGCGAATACTTTCCCTCCGCCTCCGCCGAAGCCCGATTCGCCAGAGGTAAGACGCAGCGCTTTACTGTCTTATCTTTGAAGTttgttgtaaaaatataatacaagcATGAATTAATATAacgaattgaaatattgcagGAACAGAGCAAAGATAAGTCCTGGCGATCCTCCATTTGGTCGACTCCTCCGAACAGCAAACAAGACTTCAATCAAGAACCAAATTACGTAAACGTAGAGTTACCTCCGTTCACACTGTCCCCGttaaagaaaatgaataaCTACGATTCATCGAACCTGGTGTCACCGGCCAAGTACCTGCTACCGGCGTGTCCGAATCCGCTGGAACCGCGCGTCTCGCCGTACTTCGGCAACACGCGCAACCCCGTTGTTGCACCGCATCCCTCGAAACTGCCACTGCCGTCCCTGTCATTTACGCCCAAGAAGAGCACCGCCATTCAGCAGGACGAAGGTTGCCAGTCTTCCGCGACGGACCTTTCGTTGTCACCTGTTACTTCGAAACACGATGCGAATGCTAATAATGAGGGCATTGATCGAATCAATGACACCACCCCGAGTAAGCGCTGTAAGTAGAATCTGCTTCACATTTCAATTGATTTTGATATTCAGAATGTCTAAATCATTGCTTTTCTTTGATCCTTATAGCATACTACGGAAAGTGTCGGCTGGCCGCTCAGTTCAATCAGCTGCCGTTCGACTCATAAGGAGTTGCGATGCTACCATAGTTTAGGAAATAAATTCGAAATGTCTTTGAAAACGATCTTTGAGATATCAATAACGATATCATTAGGAAGTGTTATCGTGAAGGCAGCGCCAAGTTATACCTTACTGTGAATATCAATTTGTGTGTTTTAAATTCTGGCTGTTTATTCTGAAAACGTTTGCACAATTCTCAGGCCCTCGTACGCGGCTCGATCCGTTTACGCATACGTAGaatcgtttatttatttattattaccaaTTGATAATTTGTTAAAACGATTTAACTAGTTTGTAAGCTGCGATCTCACATGGAGTCTTTTAATGATACTCGTAATTATTTTGTCGTCGCCGAGGCTCCCAATTTTATCGATAACTTTTAACTTTGATTAAGACTAagtttgtataaattataaaagcgGCAACTAATGTACGAATTTTGTTGGAAATGtgcgttttatttttcgataatCATGTACTAGCGATGAACACAcataatgtaaaataatagAGCAagtgaagaaaaagaaaatgaaaattacgTGTATCGATTGTAGTCCAGGAGTCGGACGCGACATAGCTtagatatttttatacttatacatTGTATCTTAATGAATGAtagagaataataaaaatgatgaaattttttgtTCAAAAAAGAAGTACTACCGTCTTttcagtaattttataaacacaTTCTGTAACcataatttattgaaagatGTATTAACTGTACATTAGCTTGCTTGGACACTTGTCTTGCAGCAAGTTCTCTACACAATCTTGGCTGTTAAATCAATCTAGCCTGACCCGAATTGATTAATCATCTTCCTTGATTTTGTACGGATCTTCCTTCATTCCGGAACCAATTGGCCCATGCCTGCGCTCCCAAATCATGCGGTGCTTTTGTTTCATGAAAGCGTGAACCACATCTGGCATAGGACCAAGATCACCATCTACAAAAAACCatgtattatttaataaactcCACTCTCAAATAATTTGGCTAAAACTAATGATACATTAAGGCGTActctaaaattttttaaaaatgtcaaattGCTTTAAGAGATATTCTTTAGCATCACCAATGACATTGACTATTGAAAGACAAATTAAGACATGTGTCTGAAGTGATCAAACgtattcttaaaaaaatactcgaacttacatttacaaaaccaATTGGCAGCATTCTCTTCATAGACTTCATAAATGTCTTTGCACTTGGCTTCTTCTCTTTGGTTATAGTCCTCGTGTACGCAATGATCGTGTCGGTCTCTCAGGATGCTAAGAATCTGGCTGTCCACTTGTCTACAAGAAATGACATACCGAAATCAGTGCAAAATTACAAGACCACAATAACCAATGTAGAAAAAATACTCACCTATCTCTGAGGAACTGCTGGTTAGCCTCGTACCTACAGACATAATCATCGGTGTAACATGTGTCGATGGTCGGCACCCGGCGATACTTCTGATGGTAGTACGGATAAGACTTCTGGTTCGGCTCGACGATCTTCTCTGTTAAAAAATCAACCCCACGAACAGATCGTTAGCAAAACAAAACCTAACCTAACCTACTAGCTGATCGAAAATGCTATACATCGTGCGAAAACAAGCTCAAACGGCTCGGTTAGATAATACCTCGGAAGAAGGTGACGGGCACGTCGAGAACATTGTAAATCTTCCACATCAACCGGTTGATCGGGTTCCTGGCTTGAGGCTCCTCCATCGCTGCTGTCTGCTCTCACTTCCCTTCAAAAGATGATACCTGCATGCAGCAGCGTCGTCGCCTCGCGGAGCAGACGGTGAATTCTCGTCTACTCCTCCTGGCACTGTCGCGACTCTCCAACCTCGAGCCTCGTCGCCTCGAAGATTTGGAAATTATCGGATTTTTTTCGCTAGACCGGAGACTGAGATCTGTAATTCTGCGTGGATGTGTGCTTTATGGTCGTTGAGAGATCAGAGAAGAGCCGTAGCTCCATCTCGCTCTTGCGTAACGCCGCCGGGATAGCAGGACTCGCGCTTGTCGACGAGGCTGATGTGTGTATTTTGATTTCGGAGTAACGCGTGGTTTGGGACGGTTGGATCATCACCTGGCACCTGCTCCAGCTTCAGTAGCGGATGCGTTGAATGGATTCGCGAGTGCATTGTTGGATAGCGATTCGATTTTGTTTCTTGTTTCTGAGAGGAGTGCTGAGGCGAAATTTGAGTATCGCGGGGGTGGATTTGTGGTGAGGAGATGAGGAGGTCTGCGAGTTCGAGAGAGATGCAAACGAAAAGATAGTTTTATGACGGGATGCTGGAGCAACGAGGTTAGAAACGCGACTCGCGtgctcttttcttctctacATTCTTTTGAATTGATTTTAATTCGTTGCCTGTTTACAGTGAAGAAACTGTCCTGAAAAAGTGTGATCCAGCAATACAGCGTTCAAGAGGATGACTCGACAGGAGAATGATGTAAACACTGCTTACCATTGTTTGTGATCAGACAAAGGAAGACAGGTTTGCATCACTGCAGTTTTGCGGATAGAATAAGTTTAGGTAGTATGCCATACGCTGAGGATACAAAATGGCACTGGATATGCGACAGAACCAACGTCTCACACAGGAGGCTATGAGACACTATTTATCGGAATGTAAGCGGACAAAGGGAAAGGCTGATATGGTTGTTGTGATTTTCCATGCCAAAGTTGCGCAAAAATCTTACGGAACTGAGAAAAGATTCTTCTGTCCACCACCATGTGTTTACTTGAGGTATATCTCAATTTTCTAATTAGGTTCAAACCTACGCATAAAAAGCTCAATGCAAACATTCATTTATTGTATagttattgtaaataaagtgAATTATCTCATTTCTAGAGGAAACGCCTGGGCGATGCGCCAGGAGCAGATGCGCCGAGACGGCGAGTCCGAGCAGTCGTCTCAACTATGCGCCTTCATTGGTATAATCGGTAACGCTGATCAGGACGTACAGCAGCTCGACCTCAACAACGAGGAGCAGTACTGCGCTGCCAAGACACTCTTCATCTCGGACTCGGACAAGCGCAAGCATTTCATGCTCTCGATCAAGATGTTCCACGGCAACGGCCATGACATCGGCGTTTTTCTCAGCAATCGCATAAAGGTCATCTCCAAACcgtcgaagaaaaagcagtcgCTCAAGAACACAGAACTGTGTATCGCTAGCGGTACGACCGTCGCTCTATTTAATAGATTGAGGTCGCAAACTGTCAGCACGAGGTACTTGCACGTGAACGGCGATCAGTTTCACGCTAGCTCAACGCAGTGGAGCACTTTTACCATTTATCTGTTGGACGATGACGAGAGCGAGAACGAGGATTTCGAAGCTAAGGATGGATATATCCACTATAATAGTACCGTGAAACTGGTGTGCAAAGATACTGGGATGGCTCTGCCAAGACTGATCATTCGCAAGGTAGATAATTCATCACTTGATTTGAGTAATAATCCATCGATTagtgaatattaaaaataaaaataaaattacaggTAGACAAATCAATGGCAAGCTTGGACGCCGACGATCCGGTATCTCAGCTACACAAGTGCGCTCTGTTTCTGAAAGACACGGATCACATGTATCTGTGCTTATCGCAGGAAAAAATTGTGCCATTCAATGCAACCCCTTCGCCAAAAGAAGCCAACAAGCACATGATCAACGACGGCGCCTGCTGGACCATCATCAGCACCGAGCGCGCTGAGTACACGTTCTATGAAGGCATGGGCCCGGTACAAGCACCGGTTACTCCGGTACCAACAGTCCAGTATCTCAATCCTATGGGCAGCGTCGACGTTGCCATGTTGGAGCTCAAGGGAGATAATTTCGCGCCAAACCTTCAGGTTTGTTGGATTCAAATTTTtccaattattttttcaataattcacatttttcttcaaTCAAGTATGTATTTGTAGGTATGGTTCGGCGACATGGAAGCAGAAACCTGGTACCGAACGGAGCAGAGTATGGTCTGCGTCGTGCCGGATATCAGCGAGTTTCAGGGCAATTGGTCTTGGATCAATCGGGGAACCGAGGTACCAGTTTCATTAGTACGCAACGACGGGATAATCTACGCCACTGGTCTAACATTCAACTACAATCTCGAGCTCGGACTTCGAAAAAGAGCAGCTCTTCAACTTGCCGCCTCTGCAGCGGCTACATTACCACAACCAGCTGTAGGCGACCTACCGTGGATgcaccagcagcagctacCGCCGCAGCAACATCAGCAGCACATACCGCAATTCCCACTTTGATGAGAATAATATTGGccataaagaaaaaaatgtacctGTTGATCGATCTGTATTTTTTGATGATCTTTTAAAGACGACGCCTGTTGCCATGTTATAGAGTAGAAAATGAGGTTTCGAAagacttattttttaaacgacATTTTGGCACTGTTGATTTCGCAGTTTACTGCGAATTTCGAGCCTaaagtttttttatacatacttGTATATAAGGAGGAACTTACGATCTCAATGAAAGTTAGCATAATTAAAGAATATGTGatattttattacagtttttagccgtaattttaaactatctgtGAAAACCCGTTTTATACTCttatataattctttttttactatttcttCTTTTATACTTTGGTAGCAAACGACTAGCTGTATCTTATTTTAGtttcttgtattttttcatCACTATGATTTACGTCTTTATCGTCttaatttaattgaaaaataagaataaaataatttttattttaataaaaatgcgtttaattATTCCGCCTCGCATTTTCAtgcttgtaaaattttaaataaaacactGAAATTCACATCTATAAAGCATACCAGCATATGGAGAAAAAAAACCCAAACCCAAGTCAAGCTCCATTAACCATTTTCTTCTGACACTTGCAGAGGAACGCCATATTCACATATTATGAAGAATTGTAAGGTTATGTTATGAATCGAATAAATACCTGCACACGTAAACAAAAATGTAGTGCtaagaaatgattaaaattcatcgTAATTTGGAAAAATGTAGTGTCAAACAGCAAAATCCGAAATCGAATTGAACAACAATTTTCTCGAATCCAAAAGCTTAAATTTAAAGAAAGGCAAGTATCTTAAGTATATAAGATAATTGTACGACCCTAAGTATTGACATTATACTCATATGAACGTTCACTATCATCCAGAAAAGTAAACATGGAGAAACAAGGAATTGCCACATTCTTCAATCAGATCACGGAAGACACAGTATTCGAAGATACTGAAAATTGGTTAGTAGATGAAATTCCTTTCGATTTTGTGGAAGAAAGTAAAGTTAGTCAGTCCAACAAACCTGTATCGGATGTAGCAGTAGCAGCTACTAGCGGATTTCAACAAGACTCCGTAAATCAACAGATTATAGCAGTAGATGGAATTCCGTTCGATTTTGTGGAAGAAAATAGAATTAGTCAGTCCATCGAACCTGTATCGGATGTAGCAGTAGCAGCTACTAGCGGATTCCAACAAGACTCTGTAAATCAACAGATTATAGAAGTTGAAGTTCACAGTGAAAATAACAACAATGATGCAGCAACCAATCAGTCCCTGCTACAGCCAAGTCGTTCTTTCGAGATGCCATCTCAGCAATTGCAATCGATTGACTCAATTTTCTCGCTAGGTGGCCAGGAATTTTTTTTGAACAACTGTGGATCCAAGCGTTTAGTAATTGGAATCACCAGTCCTTCTATACcagaattaaaaataacttttaaaatccATGATGTAAAAAATGGCTGGCAGATCTCATTTGGTAAAAAAACGTGGGATAGAATTGTTGCATGCGAAGGAGAAATCAGGATGTGCATGGACAATAACATCATGGTAGAGATTTTTAACAGTAATAGAATTCGCGTAGAAACACAAATGATGTATCATCAGTGCTGCGTACAAATTTTTGATTACACAGAAACTCATATAACCATGATGAAGCCGACATTCATGAAAATGATGAGTTTGAAAGAGGAAATTGAGAACGTTTATATTGAGCTTCTCAGAAAAAAGAATGACGTAGCTAAAAGGATAAAGATGTTTGTAGATATAAGCTTTTTTCACTTGTTTAAAAGTAATAATGTAGATAACCGACATAACTATAACTGGGTGACTTTGTTCATGAATCAATCGTCAAACTTTTTAGAGTTGAGTAACTCTGTCGCTGCTACCTGGGCTCAGTTAGGAAACTGGATTGCTGAAGAGCATGCCCAAGATCTCACCAACGAGCCATAACATTATCAttcattagaaaaaaaaaacttaattaGTCTTaagttgtttatttatttttgttcaatGTTTAATTTCTTTGATAAATCATTATTCAAAATCATAGTTATAAAGAGTTGtaactatataaaatttatcgtTAATTCATATGATTGAGAAATTTTATAAAGTGcatagtttatataaatatttttataaggaGAAGCTATATACTTGTACTGACTAATAATAAATTAGatgtatacataaaataatatcgaGATCTCAAGATTTTCCAACTATCCGCATACACTGTGGTATAGAAACATTTGACAGAAATCTGCTGTACCGACTAAAAACGTCAAAACGTCGAGGCTCCGGAACGCACTATACAGTGTAAACACGTGGTAGTCGATTGCAGGCCACATTTTTCGATCGTCGtgtaaaatatcaaaatgtcTTCTACTAAATCGAACGAAGATGTTTCAGAGGAGGAAACCGAAGAGAAGACGAAACAGTTTCACGAGCTTGGCTTGGACGACAGAATATTAAAGGTAGTTTTATCGTGATTAATTAGAGAAAGATCGGTTATTTTAAGGTTAAGTTTATCAAAACAATATCGTATGTAAAGTgggaatttttcaataatgcATAGTTTAGCAATTGCTCTAATTCTTGTACATGGATTCACATCACATTACGTTTCTTTAAAAACTTGATGATTTTAACAGGCAATTGCCAAGTTGGGTTGGCTCGAACCCACACTTATACAGGAAAAGACCATTCCTCTAATCCTAGATGGTAAAGATGTCCTTGTAAGAGCCAGGACAGGCTCTGGAAAGACAGGAGCTTTTGCAGTACCTCTGGTCCAAAAGATCCTGTCGAACAAGGAAACACAACAGCACCAGCAGACAACTGGCCTGATTTTAGCTCCCAGCAAGGAGCTGTGCAAACAAATTCACGAGGTCTTTGTAAACCTCACCACAAAATGTAGCAGAGAAGTTAGGTGTTTGGACATCAGTCCCCAAGTAGAGCTTTCTGTACAGAAACCTCTGTTGGCTGAAAATCCAGACATTGTGATCGCTACCCCAGGTAGAGCTTTGCAGCATTTGAAGGCCAAGAATTTAAATGTCAAGAAAAGCTTGGAGACTCTGATTATTGATGAGGCTGATCTGGTAAACACTGACttgtaattttctttttttaccgagcaattttcaaagaaatattaatatttctcGGTGAACTTTCCAGATTTTCTCCTTTGGCTATGAAGAAGAAATCAAAACACTTTTAGCATATTTGCCAACTGTTTACCAGGCAATTTTGGCTTCTGCCACATTGTCTGAAGATGTATTGTCACTGAAAAAATTGGTTCTTCACAATCCTGCTATTTTAAAGCTGGAAGAACCACCATTAGCGCCACCTTCACAATTGGCACATTATACCCTGGCAGCTGAAGAAAATGACAAAGCTGCAATTTTGTATGCATTGTTAAAGTTACACTTAATAAGGTGAGTTTctcaaaaattaatacaaataatgtaatttgttgagatttattaaaataactaaaaattttacttttaggggaaagtgtattatttttgtgAATACTGTAGATAGGTGttacaaattaaaattgttCCTGGAGCAATTCGGGATTCCCACCTGCGTTTTAAATTCGGAATTGCCAGCTAGCTCGAGATGTAGAGCAGTTACACAATTCAATAGCGGAACGTACGACATAATCATAGCTTCTGATGAGAAAGCGTTGGAAGAGGTATGTCTATCAGCGCTAATAACTTTTTCCTGTACATTAAAAGATAGATGATTAATATCATTTTTTCGACTAGCCTCACGTTATGAAGCAGAAAAGAGGCAAACGTCGGAAAGACAAAGAATCTGGTGTGGCTCGCGGTATAGATTTCCAGTTTGTCTCCAACGTGATAAACTTCGACTTCCCTCTCGATATAAATGCGTACATACACAGGGCAGGACGAACTGCCAGAGGAAAGAATCAGGGAACAGCCCTGAGTTTTGTAGCAATCAGGGAGCGACCGATGCTAGAACAGGTCGAGGAACAGCTGAAGAAAGATTATGGTCAAGAAAACCTGTTTAAAACTTACCAATTCAAACTTAACGAAGTAGAAGGATTCAGGTAAATATTTATCCTCTATGCAATAATAAGCtacttatttaaaaatttataaactactGATTGATTGCAGGTATCGATCGAGAGACGCCTG is from Nasonia vitripennis strain AsymCx chromosome 1, Nvit_psr_1.1, whole genome shotgun sequence and encodes:
- the Ndufb10 gene encoding NADH dehydrogenase [ubiquinone] 1 beta subcomplex subunit 10 yields the protein MEEPQARNPINRLMWKIYNVLDVPVTFFREKIVEPNQKSYPYYHQKYRRVPTIDTCYTDDYVCRYEANQQFLRDRQVDSQILSILRDRHDHCVHEDYNQREEAKCKDIYEVYEENAANWFCKYGDLGPMPDVVHAFMKQKHRMIWERRHGPIGSGMKEDPYKIKEDD
- the LOC100116447 gene encoding probable ATP-dependent RNA helicase DDX56, with translation MSSTKSNEDVSEEETEEKTKQFHELGLDDRILKAIAKLGWLEPTLIQEKTIPLILDGKDVLVRARTGSGKTGAFAVPLVQKILSNKETQQHQQTTGLILAPSKELCKQIHEVFVNLTTKCSREVRCLDISPQVELSVQKPLLAENPDIVIATPGRALQHLKAKNLNVKKSLETLIIDEADLIFSFGYEEEIKTLLAYLPTVYQAILASATLSEDVLSLKKLVLHNPAILKLEEPPLAPPSQLAHYTLAAEENDKAAILYALLKLHLIRGKCIIFVNTVDRCYKLKLFLEQFGIPTCVLNSELPASSRCRAVTQFNSGTYDIIIASDEKALEEPHVMKQKRGKRRKDKESGVARGIDFQFVSNVINFDFPLDINAYIHRAGRTARGKNQGTALSFVAIRERPMLEQVEEQLKKDYGQENLFKTYQFKLNEVEGFRYRSRDAWKAVTRIAVREARLKEIKQEVLTCDKLKSYFEDNPRDLQSLRQDKALHTVRLQAHLKDVPEYIVPASLKSMANIGRRKRKFNRDAAASGASAAKSKYQARASNPLAALTLAKKKK
- the LOC100116380 gene encoding suppressor of hairless protein, producing the protein MALDMRQNQRLTQEAMRHYLSECKRTKGKADMVVVIFHAKVAQKSYGTEKRFFCPPPCVYLRGNAWAMRQEQMRRDGESEQSSQLCAFIGIIGNADQDVQQLDLNNEEQYCAAKTLFISDSDKRKHFMLSIKMFHGNGHDIGVFLSNRIKVISKPSKKKQSLKNTELCIASGTTVALFNRLRSQTVSTRYLHVNGDQFHASSTQWSTFTIYLLDDDESENEDFEAKDGYIHYNSTVKLVCKDTGMALPRLIIRKVDKSMASLDADDPVSQLHKCALFLKDTDHMYLCLSQEKIVPFNATPSPKEANKHMINDGACWTIISTERAEYTFYEGMGPVQAPVTPVPTVQYLNPMGSVDVAMLELKGDNFAPNLQVWFGDMEAETWYRTEQSMVCVVPDISEFQGNWSWINRGTEVPVSLVRNDGIIYATGLTFNYNLELGLRKRAALQLAASAAATLPQPAVGDLPWMHQQQLPPQQHQQHIPQFPL